The Dokdonella koreensis DS-123 genome has a segment encoding these proteins:
- a CDS encoding right-handed parallel beta-helix repeat-containing protein produces MNQPADPSAQRAPPLTALATALALALGSAASTAAIVDGTAPAWPLTGERHAQVTPLRAQLDALRQARRRDAPAGTASPAVTDCGDDGPGTLRAAVAAAGTGAVIDLTALACSRITLTSGAIEIEVDDLTLRGPGRTRLTIDGNARDRVLIHFGSGDLVVEDLTLANGHPIAPGTRVGYGGCIASVENVTLTRSTVSGCTAQGVGSYGGGILAEKLTLRASTLSGNVAFGHHETNSTAAYGGGAFAYAVDIQDSTIAGNSARGTHNPPLTRWEIGGGLFVAGGGTIERTTIENNLSYLYAGGLANEDDLIVRNSTISGNVARDGDGGGIRIRRFTALLLENSTVTANQAGTGGGGISFARYARPSTLRSSIVAGNTAAIAAQADLTTFDPLPIGGSHNLIRRASGALQLPADTLDTDPQLLPLAANGGYGRTHAFTAASPVHDRGDNSAGLVSDQRGGAWRRVVGAAADIGALELQQGPVAAVAVPTLSAWAGGLLAGLLAWAGWRRRRAADRPEGATRPSP; encoded by the coding sequence GTGAACCAGCCCGCCGATCCTAGCGCCCAGCGCGCGCCGCCGCTCACCGCGCTCGCCACCGCCCTGGCGCTGGCGCTGGGCTCCGCCGCGTCGACGGCCGCCATCGTCGACGGGACCGCACCGGCCTGGCCACTGACCGGCGAACGCCACGCCCAGGTCACCCCGCTGCGCGCGCAGCTCGACGCGCTGCGCCAGGCCCGTCGCCGCGACGCCCCCGCCGGCACCGCCAGCCCGGCGGTCACCGACTGCGGCGACGACGGCCCCGGCACGCTGCGCGCCGCCGTCGCCGCCGCCGGCACCGGCGCGGTGATCGACCTGACAGCGCTGGCCTGCAGCCGCATCACCCTGACCAGCGGCGCGATCGAGATCGAGGTCGACGACCTGACGCTGCGCGGCCCCGGCCGCACCCGGCTGACGATCGACGGCAATGCCCGCGATCGCGTGCTGATCCATTTCGGCTCCGGCGACCTGGTCGTCGAGGACCTCACCCTCGCCAACGGCCACCCGATCGCACCAGGCACGCGCGTGGGCTACGGCGGCTGCATCGCCTCGGTCGAGAACGTGACGCTGACGCGCAGCACCGTGTCCGGCTGCACCGCGCAGGGCGTGGGCAGCTACGGCGGCGGCATCCTGGCCGAGAAGCTCACGCTGCGCGCGAGCACGCTGAGCGGCAACGTCGCGTTCGGCCACCACGAGACCAACAGCACGGCCGCCTACGGCGGCGGCGCATTCGCCTATGCGGTCGACATCCAGGACAGCACGATCGCCGGCAACAGCGCGCGCGGCACCCACAATCCGCCGCTGACCCGCTGGGAGATCGGCGGCGGCCTGTTCGTCGCCGGCGGCGGCACGATCGAGCGCACCACGATCGAGAACAACCTCTCGTACCTGTACGCCGGGGGCCTCGCCAACGAGGACGACCTGATCGTGCGCAACTCGACGATCTCGGGCAACGTCGCCCGCGACGGCGACGGCGGTGGCATCCGCATCCGCCGCTTCACCGCCTTGCTGCTGGAGAACTCGACCGTCACCGCCAACCAGGCCGGGACCGGCGGTGGTGGCATCTCCTTCGCGCGCTATGCGCGTCCTTCGACGCTGCGCAGCTCGATCGTCGCCGGCAACACCGCCGCGATCGCCGCCCAGGCCGACCTGACCACGTTCGACCCGCTGCCGATCGGCGGATCGCACAACCTGATCCGGCGCGCCAGCGGCGCCCTGCAGCTCCCGGCCGACACCCTCGACACCGATCCGCAGCTGCTGCCGCTGGCGGCCAACGGCGGCTACGGCCGGACCCACGCCTTCACCGCCGCCAGCCCGGTCCACGACCGCGGCGACAACAGCGCGGGGCTGGTCAGCGACCAGCGCGGCGGCGCATGGCGACGCGTGGTCGGGGCCGCGGCCGACATCGGTGCGCTGGAACTCCAGCAAGGGCCGGTGGCGGCGGTGGCCGTGCCGACGCTGTCGGCCTGGGCGGGCGGCCTGCTGGCCGGCCTGCTGGCCTGGGCCGGCTGGCGGCGGCGACGCGCCGCCGACCGGCCGGAGGGCGCTACTCGACCGTCACCGTGA
- a CDS encoding bifunctional 2',3'-cyclic-nucleotide 2'-phosphodiesterase/3'-nucleotidase, which produces MRPTALPPSTFRFLARAGTCAVGLAILLATGCAGSGPHRTAGADAPDGSRATLALLESTDIHANVLSYDYYKLAEDPSLGFERLATLVRTARAEYANSLLFDGGDTIQGTALADWQALAEPLPCDQKLAVYKAMDALGYDGGVIGNHEFNYGLPFLAQVTGTPLNAEGVDARRCNGPDFPLVLANVLGTRDGQPLFAPTALLERTLKARDAAGRPIEAPIRIGIIGFTPPPVMVWDRSHLEGRATTLGLVEASRRFAPALRAQGADLVVAISHGGINPGAYSSTMENANWHLAQEPDIDVLLLGHSHQAFPAPHDPKSRFNGMPGVDNQRGFIHGKPAVMGNFWGKSLGVIELALVRRGGRWTIDPAATQSEVRDIRQPDGSFVAPDPAIRALVRTEHDAAIRYVSTPIGDSDFAMTSYFAAVGDVTALQMVNTAQREWVERYVAAELPQYAGIPVLSAMAPFKVGFGGATDYTAIAPGPLAIRNAADLYQFPNTLTAVRIDGAGLKAWLERAAGYFNRIDPARREPQDLINRGFPGYNFDVVQGGLDYVIDVTRPEGERIVALRYRGRPVDPAEPFIVATNNYRASGGGGFPGLDGSNIVVEAAVANRDVLIDAIRQRRHLTRAADGADRAWRFAPVATAGPVLFRSAAGQLDLARAAGLAHVSLLREEPAGMAVYRIDLSKAR; this is translated from the coding sequence ATGCGACCGACCGCCCTGCCTCCGTCCACGTTCCGCTTCCTCGCCCGGGCCGGCACCTGCGCCGTCGGGCTCGCCATCCTGCTCGCCACCGGCTGCGCCGGCAGCGGACCGCACCGTACGGCCGGTGCCGACGCACCGGACGGCAGCCGGGCGACGCTGGCCCTGCTCGAATCGACCGACATCCACGCCAACGTCCTCAGCTACGACTACTACAAGCTGGCCGAGGACCCCTCGCTCGGCTTCGAGCGCCTGGCCACCCTGGTCCGGACGGCGCGCGCCGAGTACGCGAACAGCCTGCTGTTCGACGGCGGCGACACGATCCAGGGCACCGCGCTGGCCGACTGGCAGGCGCTGGCCGAGCCGCTGCCGTGCGACCAGAAGCTGGCGGTCTACAAGGCGATGGACGCGCTCGGCTACGACGGCGGCGTGATCGGCAACCACGAGTTCAACTACGGCCTGCCGTTCCTGGCCCAGGTCACCGGCACACCGTTGAACGCCGAGGGCGTCGATGCCCGCCGCTGCAACGGCCCGGACTTCCCGCTGGTCCTCGCCAACGTGCTCGGCACGCGCGACGGCCAGCCGCTGTTCGCGCCCACCGCGCTGCTCGAGCGGACGCTCAAGGCGCGGGACGCGGCGGGCCGGCCGATCGAGGCGCCGATCCGGATCGGCATCATCGGCTTCACGCCGCCGCCGGTCATGGTCTGGGACCGCAGCCACCTGGAAGGCCGGGCCACGACCCTGGGCCTGGTCGAGGCCTCGCGCCGGTTCGCACCGGCGCTGCGTGCGCAGGGTGCCGACCTGGTCGTCGCGATCTCGCACGGCGGCATCAATCCCGGCGCCTATTCGTCGACGATGGAGAACGCCAACTGGCACCTGGCGCAGGAGCCGGACATCGACGTGCTGCTGCTCGGTCATTCGCACCAGGCGTTCCCCGCCCCGCACGACCCCAAGTCGCGCTTCAACGGCATGCCGGGCGTCGACAACCAGCGCGGCTTCATCCACGGCAAGCCGGCGGTCATGGGCAACTTCTGGGGCAAGAGCCTGGGCGTGATCGAGCTGGCGCTGGTCCGCCGCGGCGGACGCTGGACGATCGATCCGGCTGCCACGCAGTCCGAAGTCCGCGACATCCGCCAGCCCGACGGCAGCTTCGTCGCGCCGGACCCGGCGATCCGCGCCCTGGTCCGCACCGAGCACGACGCGGCGATCCGCTACGTCTCCACGCCGATCGGCGACAGCGACTTCGCCATGACCAGCTATTTCGCCGCGGTCGGCGACGTCACCGCGCTGCAGATGGTCAACACCGCCCAGCGCGAATGGGTGGAACGCTACGTCGCCGCCGAGCTGCCGCAGTACGCCGGCATCCCGGTGCTGTCGGCGATGGCGCCGTTCAAGGTCGGCTTCGGCGGGGCCACCGACTACACCGCCATCGCCCCCGGCCCGCTGGCGATCCGCAATGCCGCGGACCTGTACCAGTTCCCGAACACGCTGACGGCGGTCAGGATCGACGGCGCCGGCCTCAAGGCCTGGCTGGAACGCGCCGCCGGCTACTTCAACCGCATCGACCCGGCGCGCCGCGAGCCCCAGGATCTGATCAACCGCGGCTTCCCCGGCTACAACTTCGACGTCGTCCAGGGCGGCCTGGACTACGTGATCGACGTGACACGCCCCGAGGGCGAGCGCATCGTCGCGCTGCGCTACCGCGGCCGACCGGTCGATCCGGCCGAGCCGTTCATCGTCGCCACCAACAACTACCGCGCCAGCGGCGGCGGCGGCTTTCCCGGCCTGGACGGCTCGAACATCGTGGTCGAGGCGGCCGTGGCCAATCGCGACGTGCTGATCGACGCGATCCGCCAGCGCCGCCACCTCACCCGGGCCGCGGACGGCGCCGACCGCGCCTGGCGCTTCGCGCCCGTGGCCACCGCCGGCCCGGTGCTCTTCCGCTCGGCCGCCGGCCAGCTGGACCTGGCGCGGGCGGCCGGCCTCGCGCACGTCAGCCTGCTGCGCGAGGAGCCCGCCGGCATGGCGGTCTACCGCATCGACCTGTCCAAGGCGCGCTGA
- a CDS encoding M23 family metallopeptidase, with product MWAGLLGLATAAAAAAAGGDDRIVFPERVSQGALVIGKVPAGSQVRYAGRTLRATPYGSVAFGVGRDAAGPLAVTVERADGTTATTRIAVDLRDWPVERVDGVPPKTVEPPPAIAERIRREQARVAATRDRDGDNVDFAAAFAQPIQGRISGRFGRQRVYNGKPGAPHSGLDVAAPAGTPVQAPAGGIVTFADPDLYLTGGTLVLDHGHGISSTFLHLSRIDVAVGDRVEQGAVIGAVGATGRATGPHLHWGMNWFDVRIDPQLVLQRGP from the coding sequence CTGTGGGCGGGGCTGCTCGGCCTCGCCACGGCGGCCGCAGCGGCCGCGGCCGGCGGCGATGATCGCATCGTGTTTCCCGAGCGCGTCTCCCAGGGCGCGCTGGTGATCGGCAAGGTCCCCGCCGGCAGCCAGGTGCGCTACGCCGGCCGCACGCTGCGCGCCACGCCCTACGGCAGCGTCGCCTTCGGTGTCGGGCGCGACGCGGCCGGCCCGCTGGCGGTGACGGTCGAACGCGCCGACGGCACCACCGCCACCACGCGGATCGCCGTGGACCTGCGCGACTGGCCGGTCGAGCGCGTCGACGGCGTGCCGCCCAAGACGGTCGAGCCGCCGCCCGCCATCGCCGAGCGCATCCGCCGCGAACAGGCCCGCGTGGCGGCGACGCGCGACCGGGACGGCGACAACGTGGATTTCGCGGCCGCCTTCGCCCAGCCGATACAGGGCCGCATCAGCGGCCGCTTCGGGCGCCAGCGGGTCTACAACGGCAAGCCCGGTGCGCCGCACTCGGGCCTGGACGTGGCGGCGCCCGCCGGAACGCCGGTGCAGGCGCCGGCCGGCGGCATCGTCACGTTCGCCGATCCGGACCTCTACCTGACCGGCGGCACCCTCGTGCTCGACCACGGCCACGGCATCAGCTCCACCTTCCTGCACCTCTCGCGCATCGACGTCGCCGTCGGCGACCGCGTCGAGCAAGGCGCGGTGATCGGCGCCGTCGGTGCCACCGGCCGGGCCACGGGCCCGCACCTGCACTGGGGCATGAACTGGTTCGACGTGCGCATCGACCCGCAGCTGGTGCTGCAACGCGGGCCGTGA
- a CDS encoding dihydroorotase, which produces MSDWLVVNAEMINEGKRFHGDLRIRDGRIERIDAALSARDGERVLDAAGRWLIPGMIDDQVHFREPGLEHKADIESESRACLAGGITSYMEMPNTKPPAVDATAIADKYRRAAERSRVNYGFYLGATNDNLKEIRRLDPRSVPGIKVFMGSSTGNMLVDDPATLDAIFRDAPTPIITHCEDTPLIEANEARARERWGDDIPPEQHPLIRSREACIKSTRLALDLARRHGTRLHVLHLSTAEEVALFEPGPVAGKRITAETCVHFLHFSDADYARLGHLIKCNPAIKTAADRDAIIRALAERRVDVLATDHAPHLLDEKNQPYTRAPSGLPLVQFALQCALERVFDGVIPLERLIESLTHAPATLFDVRDRGYLREGYYADLALVDPAKPQTVRREDVLSKCGWSPFEGTTFRSSIAATFVNGQLGHLDGRIDDATRGTRLEFAR; this is translated from the coding sequence ATGAGTGACTGGCTCGTCGTCAACGCTGAAATGATCAACGAGGGGAAGCGCTTCCACGGCGACCTGCGCATCCGCGACGGGCGCATCGAGCGCATCGACGCCGCCCTGTCGGCCCGCGACGGCGAGCGCGTGCTCGACGCGGCCGGCCGCTGGCTGATTCCCGGCATGATCGACGACCAGGTGCACTTCCGCGAGCCGGGTCTCGAGCACAAGGCCGACATCGAGTCCGAGTCGCGCGCCTGCCTGGCCGGCGGCATCACCAGCTACATGGAGATGCCCAACACCAAGCCGCCGGCCGTCGACGCCACCGCCATCGCCGACAAGTACCGCCGCGCCGCCGAGCGGTCGCGCGTCAACTACGGCTTCTACCTCGGCGCGACCAACGACAACCTCAAGGAGATCCGCCGCCTGGACCCGCGCAGCGTGCCGGGCATCAAGGTCTTCATGGGTTCCTCGACCGGCAACATGCTGGTGGACGACCCGGCCACGCTCGACGCGATCTTCCGCGACGCGCCGACGCCGATCATCACCCATTGCGAGGACACGCCGCTGATCGAGGCGAACGAGGCGCGTGCCCGCGAACGCTGGGGCGATGACATCCCGCCCGAGCAGCATCCGCTGATCCGTTCGCGCGAGGCCTGCATCAAGTCCACGCGGCTCGCGCTCGACCTGGCGCGGCGGCACGGCACGCGCCTGCACGTGCTGCACCTGTCCACCGCGGAGGAAGTCGCGCTGTTCGAGCCGGGACCGGTCGCCGGCAAGCGGATCACCGCCGAGACCTGCGTGCACTTCCTGCATTTCTCCGACGCCGACTACGCGCGCCTGGGCCACCTGATCAAGTGCAACCCGGCGATCAAGACGGCCGCCGACCGCGACGCGATCATCCGCGCGCTGGCCGAGCGCCGGGTCGACGTGCTGGCCACCGACCACGCGCCGCACCTGCTGGACGAGAAGAACCAGCCCTACACCCGCGCGCCGTCGGGCCTGCCGCTGGTGCAGTTCGCGCTGCAGTGCGCGCTCGAGCGCGTGTTCGACGGCGTGATTCCGCTGGAGCGGCTGATCGAGAGCCTGACCCACGCGCCGGCGACGCTGTTCGACGTCCGCGATCGCGGCTACCTGCGCGAGGGCTACTACGCGGACCTTGCGCTGGTCGACCCGGCCAAGCCGCAGACGGTCCGGCGCGAGGACGTGCTGTCCAAGTGCGGCTGGTCGCCGTTCGAGGGGACCACGTTCCGGTCGAGCATCGCGGCCACCTTCGTCAACGGCCAGCTCGGCCATCTGGACGGACGCATCGACGACGCCACGCGCGGCACGCGCCTGGAGTTCGCGCGGTGA
- the yidD gene encoding membrane protein insertion efficiency factor YidD produces the protein MVPRALIFLLDCYQRGLSPLLGRRCRFHPSCSQYARVAVARFGGLRGSYLAIVRLARCHPLCAGGHDPVPARFRWWPRPPEKNLGEHLHE, from the coding sequence ATCGTGCCCCGAGCCCTTATCTTCCTTCTGGATTGTTACCAGCGCGGGCTGAGTCCGCTGCTCGGGCGTCGCTGTCGCTTCCATCCGTCCTGCTCGCAGTACGCACGCGTCGCGGTGGCGCGTTTCGGCGGCCTGCGCGGCAGCTACCTGGCGATCGTACGGCTCGCGCGCTGCCATCCGCTGTGCGCCGGCGGCCACGATCCGGTCCCGGCCCGCTTCCGCTGGTGGCCGCGTCCTCCTGAAAAGAACCTCGGTGAACACCTCCATGAGTGA
- the dksA gene encoding RNA polymerase-binding protein DksA: MAKTKGKSAGTGKVKPASKPKVTGAVAKKTAKPPAKPPAKKAVAAKKAPPPARKAPPVAKKPAAKPAARAAAKPVAAKQVAAKRAAKPVAKPTPAVKKAPAKTKAVAKAKPVPAAKSPSPVPKSPAATTRSKGAVSSTNTSSKATAASGGIKARAVVPNSAETGITLQDGHYALPATVRIELPTGFKPSSNEEYMNPKHLEYFRRKLQRWREDLVEESKQTIENLRDEVRDVGDEAERATRETENSLELRTRDRYRKLIAKIDKALKRIEEGRYGFCEETDEEIGLERLEARPIATLSLDAQERWEHRQKQMGD, from the coding sequence ATGGCGAAAACCAAAGGAAAGTCCGCGGGGACCGGCAAGGTGAAGCCGGCGTCGAAACCCAAGGTGACGGGAGCCGTCGCCAAGAAGACGGCCAAGCCGCCCGCGAAACCACCCGCCAAGAAGGCGGTCGCCGCCAAGAAGGCGCCGCCGCCGGCCAGGAAGGCGCCGCCGGTTGCCAAGAAACCGGCAGCCAAGCCGGCCGCGCGTGCCGCGGCCAAGCCGGTCGCTGCCAAGCAGGTGGCGGCCAAGCGGGCGGCCAAGCCCGTTGCCAAACCCACACCGGCGGTCAAGAAGGCCCCAGCCAAGACCAAGGCGGTCGCCAAAGCCAAACCGGTGCCGGCGGCCAAGTCGCCGTCTCCGGTGCCGAAATCGCCAGCCGCAACTACCAGATCTAAGGGTGCCGTGAGTAGTACGAATACCAGCAGCAAAGCAACCGCCGCATCGGGCGGCATCAAGGCGCGTGCCGTCGTTCCCAACTCCGCGGAGACCGGCATCACCCTGCAGGACGGCCACTATGCGCTGCCGGCGACGGTGCGCATCGAGCTTCCGACCGGATTCAAGCCCTCGTCCAACGAGGAGTACATGAATCCCAAGCACCTGGAGTATTTCCGCCGCAAGCTGCAGCGCTGGCGCGAGGACCTGGTCGAGGAGTCCAAGCAGACGATCGAGAACCTGCGCGACGAAGTGCGCGACGTCGGCGACGAGGCCGAGCGCGCGACGCGCGAGACCGAGAACTCGCTGGAACTGCGTACGCGCGACCGCTATCGCAAGCTGATCGCCAAGATCGACAAGGCGCTCAAGCGGATCGAGGAGGGGCGCTACGGCTTCTGCGAGGAAACCGACGAGGAGATCGGCCTGGAGCGCCTTGAGGCGCGTCCGATCGCCACGCTGAGCCTGGACGCGCAGGAGCGCTGGGAGCACCGCCAGAAGCAGATGGGCGACTGA
- the glmM gene encoding phosphoglucosamine mutase has translation MNERTYFGTDGIRGRVGEWPITAEFMLRLGRAAGSVLANGSERPLVLIGKDTRVSGYMFESALEAGLLAAGADVRLLGPMPTPAVAYLTRSLRADAGIVISASHNPYVDNGVKFFSATGEKLDDAVEQAIERELEVPFATVPSDRLGKAVRIGDAAARYIEFCKSSVSRAFHLHGTHIVLDCAHGATYHIAPVLFDELGARVTTIGSQPNGLNINRDCGATAPAALGRAVVESGADLGIAFDGDGDRIQMADAQGRLIDGDQILYLLATDWAASGRLRGPVVGTLMSNYGLEQAVGALGVPFLRARVGDRYVLQALKEHDGILGGETSGHMLCLDRATTGDAIVSALQVLDVLARSEKALDLAVAGMHKVPQTTVNIRAAGGAALVADAAVQAVLRRVQGELEGKGRVVLRPSGTEPLVRVTVEADDADQVRRLVDELAGAVTSAAGARA, from the coding sequence ATGAACGAACGCACCTATTTCGGAACCGATGGCATCCGCGGGCGGGTCGGCGAATGGCCGATCACCGCGGAATTCATGCTGCGCCTGGGGCGCGCCGCCGGCAGCGTCCTGGCCAACGGCAGCGAGCGGCCGCTGGTGCTGATCGGCAAGGACACGCGGGTATCGGGCTACATGTTCGAGTCGGCGCTGGAGGCCGGCCTGCTGGCGGCGGGTGCCGACGTGCGGCTGCTCGGGCCGATGCCGACCCCCGCGGTGGCCTACCTGACGCGCTCGCTGCGCGCCGATGCCGGCATCGTCATCAGCGCCTCGCACAACCCCTACGTCGACAACGGCGTCAAGTTCTTCTCGGCGACCGGCGAGAAGCTCGACGACGCGGTCGAGCAGGCGATCGAGCGCGAGCTGGAGGTGCCGTTCGCCACCGTGCCGTCCGACCGGCTCGGCAAGGCCGTGCGCATCGGCGACGCGGCGGCCCGCTACATCGAGTTCTGCAAGTCCTCGGTCTCGCGCGCGTTCCACCTGCACGGCACCCACATCGTGCTCGACTGCGCGCACGGCGCGACCTATCACATCGCGCCCGTGCTGTTCGACGAGCTCGGCGCGCGCGTGACCACGATCGGCAGCCAGCCCAACGGCCTCAACATCAACCGTGACTGCGGCGCCACCGCGCCGGCCGCGCTGGGCCGCGCCGTGGTGGAGTCCGGGGCGGACCTCGGCATCGCCTTCGACGGCGACGGCGACCGCATCCAGATGGCCGATGCCCAGGGGCGCCTGATCGACGGCGACCAGATCCTCTACCTGCTGGCGACCGACTGGGCCGCCAGCGGCCGCCTGCGTGGCCCGGTGGTCGGCACGCTGATGAGCAACTACGGCCTCGAGCAGGCCGTCGGCGCACTCGGCGTGCCGTTCCTGCGCGCCCGCGTCGGCGACCGCTACGTGCTGCAGGCGCTCAAGGAGCACGACGGCATCCTCGGTGGCGAAACCTCCGGCCACATGCTCTGCCTGGACCGCGCGACCACCGGCGACGCGATCGTCAGCGCGCTGCAGGTGCTCGACGTGCTCGCGCGCTCGGAGAAGGCGCTCGATCTCGCCGTGGCCGGCATGCACAAGGTGCCGCAGACCACCGTCAACATCCGCGCCGCCGGCGGCGCCGCACTCGTCGCCGACGCCGCCGTGCAGGCCGTGCTGCGACGCGTGCAGGGCGAGCTGGAGGGCAAGGGGCGGGTGGTGCTGCGGCCATCCGGCACCGAGCCGCTGGTGCGCGTCACCGTCGAGGCGGATGATGCCGACCAGGTCCGGCGCCTGGTCGACGAACTGGCCGGTGCCGTCACGTCCGCCGCGGGAGCGCGCGCATGA
- a CDS encoding isopenicillin N synthase family dioxygenase — protein sequence MSRQVPTLDIRRWDGDREAFVAELGAAYREFGFCCISGHGIPADLVDAAYAVFQRFFALPDETKRRYHVPGSGGARGYTPFGVETAKDSAYPDLKEFWHIGREIPRDSRYATVMPPNLWPDEVPGFREHGYGLYQALDQLGARVLRALALHIDLPEDFFVGRTDCGNSILRPLHYPPITAPDIPNVRAGAHEDINLITLLVGASAEGLEVLTREGHWLPITTEGDAIVVNIGDMLQRLTNHVYPSTTHRVVNPANANARRSRYSVPFFLHPNPDVLLDVLPSCVDADHPSRYPVPITAHDYLLERLREIKLA from the coding sequence ATGAGCCGCCAGGTACCCACGCTCGACATCCGCCGCTGGGACGGCGACCGCGAAGCCTTCGTCGCCGAGCTCGGCGCGGCCTATCGCGAGTTCGGCTTCTGCTGCATCAGCGGCCACGGCATCCCGGCGGATCTCGTCGATGCCGCCTATGCGGTCTTCCAGCGCTTCTTCGCGCTGCCCGATGAGACCAAGCGCAGGTACCACGTGCCAGGCTCCGGCGGCGCCCGCGGGTACACCCCGTTCGGGGTCGAGACCGCCAAGGACTCGGCGTATCCCGATCTCAAGGAGTTCTGGCACATCGGCCGCGAGATCCCGCGCGATTCCAGGTACGCCACCGTCATGCCGCCGAACCTGTGGCCGGACGAGGTGCCGGGGTTCCGCGAGCACGGCTACGGTCTCTACCAGGCGCTCGACCAGCTGGGTGCGCGCGTGCTGCGCGCGCTGGCCCTGCACATCGACCTGCCGGAGGATTTCTTCGTCGGCCGCACCGATTGCGGCAACTCGATCCTGCGCCCGCTGCACTATCCGCCGATCACCGCGCCGGACATCCCCAACGTGCGCGCGGGCGCGCACGAGGACATCAACCTCATCACGCTGCTGGTCGGCGCCAGCGCCGAAGGCCTGGAAGTGCTGACCCGCGAAGGGCACTGGCTGCCGATCACGACCGAGGGCGACGCGATCGTCGTCAACATCGGCGACATGCTGCAGCGGCTGACCAACCACGTCTATCCGTCGACGACCCATCGCGTGGTCAATCCGGCCAATGCCAATGCACGCCGGTCGCGCTATTCGGTGCCGTTCTTCCTGCACCCGAATCCCGACGTGCTGCTGGACGTGCTGCCCTCCTGCGTGGATGCGGACCACCCGAGCCGGTATCCGGTCCCGATCACCGCGCACGACTACCTGCTGGAGCGCCTGCGCGAGATCAAGCTGGCCTGA
- the tpiA gene encoding triose-phosphate isomerase — MRRKLVAGNWKMHGSRAMAAELVTAIAAAAPADVDLVVLPPFPYLAELASAHAGRLAFGAQDLSAQAQGAFTGEVSGAMLADVGCTHVLVGHSERRQYHAESDALVAAKFVAAQAAGLVPVLCVGETLEEREAERTEAVIARQLDAVLAAAGIASFARAVVAYEPVWAIGTGRTASPQQAEAVHAFIRDKFAGQDATIASSLRILYGGSVKASNAAELFAQANVDGGLIGGASLVATDFLAIAAAGRARR; from the coding sequence ATGCGTCGCAAGCTGGTGGCCGGAAACTGGAAGATGCATGGTTCGCGCGCCATGGCGGCCGAGTTGGTCACGGCCATCGCCGCGGCCGCGCCGGCCGACGTGGACCTGGTCGTGCTGCCGCCGTTCCCGTACCTGGCCGAGCTGGCCTCGGCGCACGCCGGCCGGCTCGCGTTCGGTGCCCAGGACCTCAGCGCCCAGGCGCAAGGCGCCTTCACCGGCGAGGTGTCCGGCGCGATGCTGGCCGATGTCGGATGCACGCATGTGCTGGTCGGCCATTCCGAGCGACGCCAGTACCATGCCGAATCCGACGCCCTGGTCGCGGCCAAGTTCGTGGCGGCCCAGGCCGCGGGGCTGGTCCCGGTGCTGTGCGTCGGGGAAACCCTCGAGGAGCGCGAGGCCGAGCGCACCGAGGCGGTCATCGCGCGCCAGCTCGACGCCGTGCTCGCCGCGGCCGGGATCGCGTCGTTTGCCCGTGCGGTGGTGGCCTATGAGCCGGTATGGGCGATCGGGACCGGTCGTACCGCGTCTCCGCAGCAGGCCGAAGCAGTCCATGCGTTCATCCGTGACAAATTCGCCGGACAGGATGCTACAATTGCGAGCTCGCTGAGGATTCTCTACGGCGGAAGCGTGAAGGCCTCGAATGCGGCCGAGCTGTTCGCGCAAGCCAACGTAGACGGCGGGTTGATCGGCGGAGCCTCGCTGGTCGCCACGGATTTCCTGGCTATTGCCGCCGCCGGTAGGGCGCGGCGCTAG
- the secG gene encoding preprotein translocase subunit SecG, with protein MLTIIAYVFYVLVAIAMIVLILMQRGAGAAAGSGFGGGASATVFGARGSANFLSRSTAVLAGLFFLLSLGMGIYHSRPVVAPTDDLGVMAGVTAPAPPETPAPAPGGDVPKASVPAAGDTPAAQPAPESQTPPADGKPAEPKPEPSKKDGAG; from the coding sequence ATGCTTACCATCATTGCCTACGTCTTCTATGTGCTGGTCGCGATCGCCATGATCGTCCTGATCCTCATGCAGCGCGGTGCCGGTGCCGCTGCAGGGTCGGGGTTCGGTGGCGGCGCGTCGGCAACCGTCTTCGGTGCGCGCGGTTCGGCGAATTTCCTGTCGCGCAGCACGGCGGTCCTGGCCGGTTTGTTCTTCCTGCTCAGCCTTGGCATGGGCATTTACCACAGTCGCCCCGTGGTCGCACCCACGGACGACCTGGGTGTGATGGCCGGCGTGACCGCTCCGGCGCCGCCCGAGACTCCGGCGCCCGCCCCTGGCGGGGACGTGCCGAAGGCCTCGGTCCCGGCCGCAGGGGATACGCCGGCGGCACAGCCTGCACCGGAGTCGCAGACGCCGCCTGCCGATGGCAAGCCGGCCGAGCCGAAGCCGGAGCCGAGCAAGAAGGACGGAGCTGGATAA